In one window of Trachemys scripta elegans isolate TJP31775 chromosome 5, CAS_Tse_1.0, whole genome shotgun sequence DNA:
- the C5H4orf54 gene encoding uncharacterized protein C4orf54 homolog codes for MLSLHFWVAGGRAAAAALAATSVTNGIQTDSSRCQTNNCTQELLNKTVVAVAGTAAAATSTLAGPGHSLGSTATTEQRAAQLGTTLQETRVCPPALQSRVHISACSLRPRPHADGISMEDLSKSPGERATSHKGGAGAKGSRMKRRPAEPFTTITSKESTYVEIQDFPRGREASPQTLKLTLAGSGGKVAFLSPKNGACEISAVSCSAHNALAEASGNPASLDRESKPGASPGRKGNEAGGCSAGSNSGGSNENTSSGLPNTQLYPSGCPESSSSCPSPVNKASAFPKTDDTATEGKTSSSSFGYESDDDEDAECKARGGSRGASQPTYCGESSPANEEAHYITTHEIQLSEVDHDMDFDFGLASRWDFEDNNVIYSFVDYASFGSDETLGDTQTEEDNSCYLSTTSDANNQTDSIDNTSSTEIVSINSENDTPSTDKCASSEESQPKNPSHMSENPAAGHILLSIKPTSRAINELNNLHEKQNIIYAAKHEGDMSLRVSTAPERKASFKQDAIHDQAKKFIAVPARLQTRCGAIRAKEVGGYSSGASSAVSELDDADKEVRNLTARAFRSLAYPYFDTLNFSSRESSTSLSDQALGINRWSTYLDLKCGNLGQKPEQNLFKSSAEPTAWHRSAGAKTCSDQFYIRSNKSQTKALEFVVSKLDGEITHVETPACFEKRIQSGSRVVTLLETLNFSSNVNAGVPRPAKRPGHAAAGAGCAEELPETLPREPGQEASKQTGLAAAEVPEGTPNKSKFASSLLKNVISKKMQREHEFKMERGEITDTSYRGLAASLPGKEQEGSAREKLKDGGMQRQNSRYSEGSSDYTIVTAEDPGEFSDSKSPTSKASTPRLDRPLSETRLEDVCEIKKSASEAIKATFLRSQNSAFRSWKEKEAEKKKEERAPIGKLQFSSAKYDWRADLGEISASKSTKMSRLFVPNIQRTPKGKQPGTQVTKYSTATYAARAATPVKPRAPEIKISLGSVQPSKDHPFDIAKLLTPKLAATAPTLFKAAEEPRGQPQKAFKADGLDKVPQFLVRDIRENKPKVPGPIHQVRDVRKLIKSSYGHDSGDTNSDRSSALSDQCSAEQKPRQLAIAGIPRALSPMVITCQAVSNSSEDKGPGETGGKVLPATAEGTILVHRTSGRLPVATIAPNKSDPRLPAVLKIVSKASAPWRQQQQPPPHAPAPAEKGKGADEEPREEAKGPPSRNALEKLTAAVRSMEELYSFSKHEWKRKSDPRPITDSHVLSLIASEERGGRAAAGPAEARSAAPAPPAPERQPVPGSGPKSDKVSARAAAFESLARERPRPLPGPRGEAGAADRAPAPQPPRSSVFTVSSAQKAAAAAPAKLPAAASPLRSLKGQAGPGPRALKLSPAAAAGKGPGEAEKDAAGPDCGNYLAMPLKEPPAAGGAGHPGPLSASAAAAALQPFSAAKSRGRLSPKQQPGPAAPPAAAPELPPAAIYHQPLPMAALHGAQPPPLLCFSPPSAAESFPQTQRKVLLDLSTGQYYLVDAPVQQPLKKRLFDPETGQYVEVPMPQQPAVAPMPLPISPLAVNPGAYGATYMIYPGFLPTTMLPANALQTQLSLPGSDVSASAETSSPRAALGGGGGGEATFVESPYYIATGKSQSSAATAQLRGAEGKPVISITSQQMGPRIIAPPSFDGTTMRFVVEHR; via the coding sequence ATGCTTTCTCTTCATTTCTGGGTGGCTGGGGGtcgggctgcagctgctgcccttGCTGCTACTTCTGTTACCAATGGCATTCAGACTGACAGCTCTCGGTGCCAAACCAACAACTGTACTCAGGAGCTCCTGAACAAGACAGTGGTAGCGGtagcaggaacagcagcagccgcCACCTCCACCCTAGCCGGGCCGGGACACTCTCTTGGGTCCACCGCTACCACTGAACAGCGAGCAGCGCAGCTGGGAACGACCCTGCAGGAGACACGTGTGTGTCCGCCGGCTTTGCAGTCCCGGGTCCATATCTCCGCCTGTTCCCTTCGCCCTCGGCCACATGCTGACGGGATAAGCATGGAAGACCTCTCAAAATCGCCCGGCGAGCGAGCCACTAGCCACAAAGGGGGAGCGGGAGCGAAGGGCAGCAGGATGAAGCGCCGCCCTGCAGAGCCATTCACCACAATCACATCCAAGGAATCGACCTATGTGGAGATTCAGGATTTCCCCCGAGGGAGGGAAGCCAGTCCCCAGACCCTAAAGCTGACTTTGGCAGGGAGCGGAggaaaagtggcttttctcagcCCTAAAAACGGAGCTTGTGAGATCAGCGCTGTTAGCTGCTCAGCTCACAACGCGCTGGCAGAGGCAAGTGGAAATCCAGCATCCTTGGACCGTGAATCTAAACCCGGGGCCAGCCCGGGGAGGAAGGGTAATGAGGCGGGGGGATGCAGCGCTGGCTCCAACTCAGGCGGATCTAATGAAAACACTTCGTCTGGACTGCCCAACACGCAGCTTTACCCGAGCGGGTGCCCGGAGTCGTCGTCCTCTTGCCCATCCCCGGTGAACAAGGCAAGCGCGTTCCCCAAAACGGATGACACCGCAACCGAGGGCAAaacctcttcttcttcctttGGGTACGAAAGCGACGATGACGAGGATGCTGAGTGCAAAGCAagaggggggagccggggggctTCCCAGCCCACCTACTGCGGCGAGAGCAGCCCTGCTAACGAGGAGGCGCATTACATTACCACGCACGAAATCCAGCTCAGCGAGGTGGACCACGACATGGACTTTGACTTTGGGCTGGCCTCCAGGTGGGACTTTGAAGACAACAATGTGATCTACTCCTTCGTGGATTACGCCTCCTTTGGGAGCGACGAGACCCTCGGGGACACGCAGACAGAGGAGGACAATAGCTGTTATCTCAGCACGACCAGCGATGCCAATAACCAGACGGACAGCATCGATAACACCAGCAGTACGGAGATAGTCAGCATTAACTCTGAAAACGATACCCCCAGCACAGACAAATGCGCCAGCTCGGAAGAAAGCCAGCCCAAGAACCCCAGCCACATGAGTGAGAACCCAGCTGCAGGCCACATTCTCCTATCAATCAAACCGACTTCCCGGGCTATAAATGAGCTTAACAACCTGCATGAGAAGCAAAACATTATTTACGCTGCCAAGCATGAAGGCGACATGAGCCTCCGTGTCTCCACAGCTCCCGAACGCAAGGCCAGTTTCAAACAAGACGCGATTCATGACCAGGCAAAAAAATTTATCGCTGTCCCCGCGCGTTTGCAAACCCGGTGTGGAGCCATAAGGGCGAAGGAAGTGGGGGGATATTCCAGCGGTGCCTCTAGCGCGGTCAGCGAGCTGGATGATGCGGATAAAGAAGTGCGAAACCTGACGGCCCGAGCTTTCCGGAGCTTGGCTTACCCCTACTTCGACACGCTGAACTTCAGCTCCAGGGAGTCCTCCACGTCCCTTTCGGATCAGGCGCTGGGGATCAACCGATGGTCCACTTATTTAGACCTGAAGTGCGGCAATCTCGGGCAGAAACCGGAGCAGAACCTGTTCAAGAGCAGTGCCGAACCTACCGCATGGCACAGAAGCGCTGGGGCGAAGACGTGCAGTGACCAGTTCTACATTCGCTCCAATAAATCGCAGACGAAAGCCCTAGAGTTCGTGGTCAGCAAGCTCGATGGGGAAATAACCCACGTGGAAACGCCAGCGTGCTTCGAGAAGCGGATCCAGTCGGGCTCCCGGGTTGTAACGTTGTTGGAGACGTTGAATTTTAGCAGCAATGTTAATGCGGGTGTCCCCAGACCTGCGAAACGTCCTGGACATGCTGCCGCTGGGGCAGGTTGCGCAGAGGAGCTTCCGGAAACGCTGCCCAGGGAGCCGGGTCAGGAGGCTAGCAAACAAACCGGACTGGCCGCGGCAGAAGTCCCGGAGGGCACCCCGAATAAATCGAAATTCGCCTCCAGCCTCCTCAAGAATGTCATCTCGAAGAAAATGCAGCGGGAGCACGAGTTCAAAATGGAGAGGGGGGAGATCACAGATACTTCGTACAGGGGGCTGGCCGCGTCCTTGCCTGGCAAGGAGCAGGAGGGCTCGGCCAGGGAGAAGCTGAAAGATGGGGGCATGCAGAGGCAGAACTCCAGGTATTCCGAGGGCAGCTCTGACTACACGATTGTGACAGCAGAGGACCCGGGGGAGTTTTCTGACAGCAAGTCGCCGACCTCCAAAGCGTCCACCCCTCGCCTAGATCGACCCCTGTCAGAAACGCGCCTGGAGGATGTGTGCGAAATTAAGAAGAGCGCCTCGGAGGCAATCAAAGCGACCTTCCTCCGCAGCCAGAACAGCGCGTTCAGATCCTGGAaagagaaagaggcagagaagaagaaagaagagcgAGCTCCCATCGGGAAACTTCAGTTCTCCTCCGCCAAATACGACTGGCGGGCCGATCTGGGTGAGATCTCAGCCAGCAAGTCCACTAAAATGTCTCGTCTCTTCGTCCCAAACATTCAGCGCACCCCCAAGGGAAAGCAGCCTGGCACGCAGGTGACAAAGTACTCCACAGCCACCTATGCGGCTCGGGCTGCCACCCCCGTAAAGCCCAGAGCCCCCGAGATCAAGATCAGCCTAGGTAGCGTGCAGCCAAGCAAGGATCACCCCTTTGACATCGCTAAGCTGCTCACCCCCAAACTAGCCGCGACCGCACCAACCCTTTTCAAGGCAGCGGAGGAGCCCCGAGGCCAGCCGCAGAAGGCATTCAAAGCGGACGGCCTGGACAAGGTGCCGCAATTCTTGGTGCGCGATATAAGAGAAAACAAGCCTAAAGTCCCCGGACCCATTCACCAGGTCAGAGACGTCAGGAAACTGATCAAGAGCTCCTACGGCCACGACTCGGGCGATACCAACAGCGACAGGAGCAGCGCGCTCTCCGACCAGTGCAGCGCTGAGCAGAAACCGAGGCAGCTGGCCATAGCCGGGATCCCCAGGGCTCTGTCTCCCATGGTGATAACCTGCCAGGCGGTCAGTAACAGCAGCGAGGACAAGGGGCCGGGCGAGACGGGGGGCAAGGTGCTGCCTGCCACGGCAGAGGGGACAATCCTGGTGCACAGGACCTCCGGGAGGCTGCCCGTGGCCACCATCGCCCCCAACAAGAGCGACCCTCGCTTGCCCGCAGTGCTGAAGATCGTGTCCAAAGCCTCCGCAccctggcggcagcagcagcagccgccgccgcacGCTCCCGCACCCGCTGAGAAAGGCAAGGGGGCGGACGAGGAGCCGCGGGAGGAGGCCAAGGGGCCGCCCAGCCGCAACGCGTTGGAGAAGCTGACGGCGGCGGTGCGCAGCATGGAGGAGCTGTACAGCTTCAGCAAGCACGAGTGGAAGCGCAAGAGCGACCCGCGGCCCATCACCGACAGCCACGTGCTCTCCCTCATCGCCAGCGAGGAGCGCGGCGGCCGGGCGGCCGCGGGGCCCGCCGAGGCGAGGAGCGCGGCCCCGGCGCCGCCCGCCCCCGAGCGCCAGCCCGTCCCGGGCTCCGGCCCCAAGTCCGACAAGGTCTCGGCCAGGGCGGCCGCGTTCGAGAGCCTGGCGCGGGAACGGCCCCGGCCCCTGCCCGGGCCCCGGGGGGAGGCGGGCGCGGCGGACAGAGCCCCCGCCCCGCAGCCGCCCCGAAGCAGCGTCTTCACCGTCAGCTCCGCGCAGAAGGCGGCGGCGGCTGCccccgccaagctccccgccgCGGCCTCGCCGCTCCGCAGCCTGaagggccaggccgggccggggccgcgcGCCCTCAAGCTCTCCCCGGCCGCCGCCGCAGGGAAGGGGCCTGGCGAAGCCGAGAAGGACGCGGCCGGGCCCGACTGCGGGAACTACCTGGCCATGCCGCTCAAGGAGCCGCCGGCCGCGGGAGGCGCCGGCCACCCGGGCCCGCTCTCGGCCTCGGCGGCCGCCGCCGCCCTGCAGCCCTTCAGCGCCGCCAAGAGCCGGGGCCGCCTCAGCCCCAAGCAGCAGCCCGGCCCCGCCGCCCCGCCTGCGGCCGCCCCGGAGCTGCCGCCCGCCGCCATCTACCATCAGCCGCTGCCCATGGCCGCCCTGCACGGGGCGCAGCCCCCGCCGCTGCTCTGCTTCTCGCCGCCCTCGGCCGCCGAGTCCTTCCCGCAGACGCAGCGCAAGGTGCTGCTGGACCTGAGCACCGGCCAGTACTACCTGGTGGACGCGCCTGTGCAGCAGCCCCTCAAGAAGCGGCTCTTTGACCCCGAGACCGGGCAGTACGTGGAGGTGCCCATGCCCCAGCAGCCGGCCGTGGCCCCGATGCCGCTCCCCATCTCCCCGCTAGCGGTCAACCCGGGGGCGTATGGTGCCACCTACATGATCTACCCTGGCTTCCTGCCCACCACCATGCTGCCAGCTAATGCCCTGCAGACCCAGCTCTCCCTCCCGGGCAGCGACGTCAGCGCCTCCGCCGAGACCAGCAGCCCAAgggcagcactggggggaggaggaggaggagaggccaCTTTTGTGGAAAGTCCGTATTATATCGCCACGGGTAAATCCCAATCGTCAGCCGCCACTGCCCAGctcaggggggcagaggggaagccgGTAATCAGCATCACCTCCCAGCAAATGGGGCCAAGGATAATTGCCCCGCCCTCTTTTGATGGTACCACCATGAGGTTCGTGGTGGAGCACAGATGA